One window of Silvimonas iriomotensis genomic DNA carries:
- a CDS encoding paraquat-inducible protein A: protein MTPRAVSAADEGLLNCHSCGLLSKNVPNAHDRCPRCGAHLHLRKPDSLARTWALLIAAFLLYIPANILPVMHTASIIYEEDDTIMSGVVYLWTSGSWPLAILVFCASVTVPLAKLIALSVLAWTAQHKSTWRQQERTRLYRLVEFVGRWSMLDIFVVTLMVGLVHFQSLATISAGPGAVAFAAVVVLTMFAAMSFDPRLIWDPEQKQDD from the coding sequence ATGACGCCCCGCGCCGTTTCTGCCGCCGATGAAGGCTTGCTCAACTGTCACAGCTGCGGTCTGTTAAGCAAGAACGTACCCAATGCGCATGATCGCTGCCCGCGTTGCGGCGCGCATCTGCATCTGCGCAAACCAGATAGCCTGGCGCGCACCTGGGCGCTGCTGATCGCCGCTTTCCTGTTGTATATCCCAGCCAACATCCTGCCTGTGATGCACACGGCGTCCATCATTTATGAAGAGGACGACACCATCATGAGCGGCGTGGTGTATCTGTGGACTTCCGGTTCCTGGCCGCTGGCCATCCTGGTGTTCTGCGCCAGCGTAACCGTGCCGCTGGCCAAGCTGATTGCCTTGTCGGTGCTGGCCTGGACCGCGCAACACAAATCAACCTGGCGCCAGCAAGAACGCACCCGGCTGTACCGGCTGGTGGAGTTCGTGGGCCGCTGGTCCATGCTGGATATTTTTGTCGTGACGCTGATGGTGGGGCTGGTGCATTTCCAGTCGCTGGCCACCATTTCAGCCGGCCCCGGCGCGGTGGCGTTTGCCGCTGTCGTGGTGCTCACCATGTTCGCTGCCATGTCTTTTGATCCACGCCTGATTTGGGACCCCGAGCAAAAACAAGATGACTGA
- a CDS encoding paraquat-inducible protein A, producing the protein MSHEHLIACHECDLLLRPPELEPGGVARCPRCGATLYKSAHRSQERALAFTVSAIILLMLANFFPIMALQVGGNQVSCTLTSAALMLYHEGMQELGILVLITTVIVPTAQMLIMLYVLLPLSLDYLPPRIPDMLRMLNMLRPWSMVEVFMLGILVSLTKLTAMATVIPGIALWSFAALMVLMTAAISAFNARHIWQLLPLENA; encoded by the coding sequence ATGTCTCATGAGCATCTGATTGCGTGTCACGAGTGTGATCTCTTGCTGCGCCCGCCTGAACTGGAGCCCGGCGGCGTGGCCCGCTGCCCGCGTTGCGGCGCCACCTTGTACAAGTCTGCCCACAGAAGCCAGGAACGCGCGTTGGCGTTTACCGTGAGCGCCATCATCCTGCTCATGCTGGCCAATTTCTTTCCGATCATGGCGTTGCAGGTGGGCGGCAACCAGGTGTCATGCACGCTGACCAGCGCCGCCCTCATGCTGTATCACGAAGGCATGCAGGAGCTGGGCATTCTGGTGCTGATTACCACCGTCATTGTGCCGACTGCGCAAATGCTGATCATGCTGTACGTGCTGCTGCCGCTGTCGCTCGATTACCTTCCCCCGCGCATTCCGGACATGCTGCGCATGCTGAACATGCTGCGGCCCTGGAGCATGGTCGAAGTCTTCATGCTGGGGATTCTGGTGTCGCTGACCAAGCTCACCGCCATGGCGACGGTCATTCCGGGCATTGCGCTGTGGTCTTTCGCCGCGCTCATGGTCTTGATGACTGCGGCGATCTCTGCGTTTAACGCGCGTCATATCTGGCAATTGCTGCCACTGGAAAACGCATGA
- a CDS encoding ZIP family metal transporter, translating into MTTLILNLGEQLSAPSQGPVAFKKRYALLALIALVAGVAFFAMTRHSLEAGWVAGGSVALATAIGALPVAFARRMPENLASSLMMIGGGIMATVTIGSVLPEAHEGLARGMSAGVALSSVLVITALGAWGFATWQASANQLAAKSGAEAERFGLLLFALAMTLQNLPEGIAAGVSMAGSAHGSALTFGISLQDIPEGFAVATALLRAGASPAKAALGGMASGLVELAGALIGAAALSVSATLLPVLLALAAGAMLWVIGKEMGPRLLARPGVLQASFAAGLLIAVGFNFLPM; encoded by the coding sequence ATGACCACGCTCATTCTCAACCTTGGCGAACAACTTTCCGCTCCCAGCCAGGGGCCGGTTGCGTTCAAAAAGCGCTACGCCCTGCTGGCGCTGATCGCACTGGTTGCCGGTGTGGCCTTCTTTGCCATGACGCGGCATAGCCTTGAGGCAGGCTGGGTGGCTGGCGGTAGTGTGGCGCTGGCGACCGCGATCGGTGCCCTGCCGGTGGCTTTTGCCCGGCGCATGCCAGAAAACCTTGCCAGCAGTTTGATGATGATTGGCGGCGGCATCATGGCCACGGTCACCATCGGCAGCGTATTGCCGGAAGCGCATGAGGGTCTGGCGCGCGGGATGTCGGCGGGCGTGGCGCTCTCCAGCGTGCTGGTCATTACCGCGCTCGGCGCCTGGGGCTTTGCCACCTGGCAAGCCAGTGCCAACCAGCTTGCGGCAAAAAGTGGTGCAGAAGCCGAACGTTTTGGTCTGTTGCTGTTCGCCCTGGCCATGACGTTGCAAAACCTGCCCGAAGGCATCGCCGCCGGTGTCTCCATGGCCGGTTCCGCTCACGGCAGTGCCCTCACCTTTGGTATCAGCCTGCAAGACATCCCGGAAGGCTTTGCCGTCGCCACCGCCCTGTTGCGGGCCGGCGCATCGCCAGCAAAGGCTGCGCTTGGTGGCATGGCCAGTGGTCTGGTTGAACTGGCTGGCGCACTGATCGGTGCTGCCGCCCTTAGTGTTTCGGCCACCTTGCTGCCGGTATTGCTGGCCCTGGCCGCTGGCGCGATGTTGTGGGTGATCGGCAAGGAAATGGGTCCGCGTCTGCTGGCTAGACCCGGTGTACTGCAAGCCAGTTTCGCGGCCGGGCTGTTGATTGCGGTGGGTTTCAATTTCCTGCCCATGTGA
- a CDS encoding dienelactone hydrolase family protein — translation MLIQSQTADLATPTGTMRTYVHRPNAAGRFPAILFYSEIFQQTAPIERAARYLAGHGYAVLVPEVFHELNPIGTVLGYDDDGKNKGNADKAAKPVTDYDTDNRAMIDWLQQQDWFNGHLGAMGFCIGGHLAFRAAVQPEIKATACFYATDLHTQTIPNAPGQHTMERLGDVTGEMLMIWGRQDPHVPATGRKQIHEAMSQAGLNFTWHEVNGQHAFMRDEGDRFDPQLASLGYQLAFDLFQRNLR, via the coding sequence ATGCTGATCCAGAGCCAGACTGCAGACCTTGCCACGCCTACGGGCACCATGCGCACTTACGTGCACCGCCCCAACGCGGCAGGCCGTTTCCCGGCCATTCTTTTTTATTCGGAAATTTTCCAGCAAACCGCGCCCATTGAACGGGCGGCCCGCTATCTTGCGGGTCACGGTTATGCAGTACTGGTCCCCGAAGTATTCCACGAACTCAACCCGATTGGCACTGTTCTGGGGTACGACGATGATGGAAAAAATAAAGGTAATGCCGACAAGGCGGCCAAACCGGTGACCGATTACGACACCGACAACCGCGCCATGATCGACTGGTTGCAGCAACAGGATTGGTTTAACGGGCACCTGGGCGCAATGGGTTTTTGCATAGGCGGTCATCTGGCGTTCCGGGCGGCAGTCCAGCCTGAGATCAAAGCCACCGCCTGCTTCTATGCCACTGATCTGCATACGCAAACCATCCCCAACGCGCCGGGTCAACACACCATGGAGCGACTGGGCGATGTGACCGGCGAAATGCTGATGATCTGGGGCCGGCAAGACCCCCATGTTCCGGCGACTGGCCGCAAGCAGATTCATGAGGCCATGAGCCAGGCGGGTCTGAATTTCACCTGGCATGAGGTCAACGGCCAGCATGCGTTCATGCGCGATGAGGGCGACCGGTTCGACCCGCAACTGGCCTCTTTGGGGTATCAGCTGGCGTTCGATCTGTTCCAGCGCAATCTGCGCTGA
- a CDS encoding bleomycin resistance protein, with product MTATIQSMVPILASLDFEVTLDFYCNKLGFEPLHWADDYLIVGRDDVELHFWLCSERYVAEHTACYVHTEDIGALHKSFQARGLTVRTPVQQPWHMKEMIVIDPHGNLLRFGEPTRIRSATRMPQAQRARAMARMD from the coding sequence ATGACCGCAACAATCCAGAGCATGGTGCCGATTCTGGCGTCGCTCGATTTTGAAGTCACACTTGATTTTTATTGCAACAAACTAGGCTTTGAACCGCTGCATTGGGCGGATGACTACCTCATCGTCGGTCGTGATGATGTAGAGCTGCATTTCTGGTTATGCAGCGAACGCTACGTGGCGGAGCATACCGCCTGCTATGTGCACACCGAGGATATCGGCGCGTTGCACAAATCCTTTCAGGCCAGGGGTCTGACCGTGCGTACGCCGGTGCAGCAACCCTGGCACATGAAAGAAATGATCGTGATCGATCCGCACGGCAATTTGCTGCGTTTTGGCGAGCCGACACGGATCAGATCGGCCACGCGCATGCCCCAGGCACAGCGCGCACGGGCCATGGCACGGATGGATTGA
- a CDS encoding class I SAM-dependent methyltransferase, whose protein sequence is MARWNPQDYARNSSGQERWAVELIAQLGLKPDDTVLDVGCGDGRHTAAIAAHVPQGKVLGTDYSPDMIAHAQAEHGADRHPNLTFEVADAAALPYHEQFSVVFSNAAIHWVPGAHDGALRGIAHALKPGGHALLQLGGHGNGVTVIAAFDQVRARPQWAPYFEDFRFPYGFHTVEDYQRWAQAAGLVVVDARMIAKTMEYPDRAALTGWFRTAWLPFIEPVPAQLQAAYLEEVTDAWVAANPGAFHVGMMRLQVSLARPA, encoded by the coding sequence ATGGCACGCTGGAACCCGCAGGATTACGCCCGCAATTCATCCGGTCAGGAACGCTGGGCTGTTGAACTGATCGCCCAGCTTGGGCTCAAGCCGGACGACACCGTGCTGGATGTCGGCTGTGGCGATGGGCGTCACACGGCGGCCATTGCAGCCCATGTCCCGCAGGGCAAAGTGCTGGGCACTGATTACTCGCCCGACATGATCGCCCATGCGCAAGCCGAGCACGGCGCAGACCGCCATCCCAACCTGACGTTTGAAGTTGCTGATGCGGCTGCCTTGCCGTATCACGAACAGTTCTCTGTGGTGTTTTCCAACGCCGCCATTCACTGGGTGCCAGGCGCACACGACGGCGCATTGCGCGGCATTGCCCATGCGCTCAAACCGGGTGGCCACGCGCTCTTGCAACTGGGTGGGCATGGCAACGGCGTTACCGTGATTGCTGCGTTTGATCAAGTGCGGGCGCGGCCGCAGTGGGCGCCGTATTTTGAAGATTTCCGCTTTCCCTACGGCTTTCATACAGTCGAGGACTATCAACGCTGGGCGCAGGCAGCGGGGCTGGTGGTGGTCGACGCACGCATGATTGCCAAGACCATGGAATACCCGGATCGGGCAGCGCTGACAGGCTGGTTTCGTACGGCATGGTTGCCGTTTATCGAGCCGGTGCCGGCCCAATTGCAGGCAGCGTATCTGGAGGAAGTAACCGATGCGTGGGTTGCGGCCAACCCCGGCGCGTTTCATGTGGGCATGATGCGCCTGCAGGTCAGCCTTGCCAGACCGGCGTGA